One Silene latifolia isolate original U9 population chromosome 4, ASM4854445v1, whole genome shotgun sequence DNA segment encodes these proteins:
- the LOC141652843 gene encoding uncharacterized protein LOC141652843, with protein sequence MGKLPLRGSRQKPNTKSNTSYKSKLGVVAGAVHKNNSNNNGINKKKSKAASLKNQIRSTQRLLQRDLPAELREAQEKKLDELKKQQLEQNRLAEERKIFLRDRKIKFFERRKIERRIRRMEKQQRVSLNEEEEKKIMEELVQLKNDLEYVRFFPKAEKYVPLFCGDDQELVDNRNRLRLQIKANIIAAAASGKDLEETGSEDDGPTDLTDDDFFVSGSSSDEADADDELTDLSAREQSSSAPAKAVAMYQMPKDGMIQKQTSARSLMPPPRPQKSSSQRFDCSTSRNTSKSRKISQSSTSGFRHSQAGPSSSRNSDPEFPTRSNNGGFRHAQVGQSSNRSSTSDFNRNSKDGGFRHGQAGHSGNRGFNSDTYRQTNGQGFQNRQVSQNSNRNSNSNTFRHSNDEGIPNAQASQSSNISSNSDAPKKPRKRRPKKKKQ encoded by the exons ATGGGGAAGCTTCCATTGAGAGGAAGCAGGCAAAAACCAAACACCAAGAGCAATACCAGTTATAAATCAAAGCTTGGTGTTGTTGCTGGAGCTGTTCataaaaataatagtaataataatggtattAACAAGAAGAAATCAAAAGCTGCTTCTCTTAAGAATCAAATTCGCTCTACTCAACGTTTGCTCCAAAGg GATCTTCCTGCTGAACTAAGAGAAGCTCAAGAGAAGAAGTTGGACGAGCTCAAGAAGCAACAGTTGGAACAGAACCGCCTTGCTGAAGAGCGTAAGATCTTTCTCCGTGATAGAAAGATCAAATTTTTTG AGAGGAGGAAGATAGAAAGAAGAATAAGACGGATGGAAAAACAGCAACGTGTTTCATTGAACGAGGAAGAAGAGAAAAAGATTATGGAAGAACTTGTCCAACTAAAAAATGATCTCGAGTATGTTCGG TTTTTTCCAAAGGCCGAAAAGTATGTGCCTTTATTTTGCGGCGATGATCAAGAGCTAGTGGACAACAGAAATCGCTTGCGCCTGCAGATTAAAGCTAACATAATCGCTGCTGCAGCCAGTGGAAAGGACCTGGAAG AGACTGGTAGCGAGGATGATGGACCGACAGACCTCACCGATGATGACTTTTTTGTTTCTGGTTCCTCAAGTGATGAAGCTGATGCAGATGATGAATTAACAGATTTAAGTGCAAG GGAACAGTCTTCTTCTGCCCCTGCTAAAGCTGTGGCAATGTACCAGATGCCCAAAGATGGGATGATTCAG AAGCAGACTTCAGCTCGGTCTTTAATGCCACCACCTCGCCCTCAAAAGTCATCGTCACAGAGATTTGATTGCTCAACTTCCAGGAACACATCAAAGAGCCGTAAAATATCACAGTCAAGTACCAGCGGATTTCGACATTCTCAAGCTGGTCCGAGTAGCAGCAGGAATTCTGATCCTGAATTTCCTACACGGTCAAATAATGGTGGATTTCGACATGCGCAAGTTGGTCAGAGTAGCAACAGGAGTTCCACTTCGGATTTTAACAGAAATTCAAAAGATGGGGGATTTCGACATGGTCAAGCTGGTCACAGTGGCAATAGGGGTTTCAATTCTGACACTTATAGACAGACAAATGGCCAAGGATTTCAGAATCGTCAAGTAAGTCAAAATAGTAACCGGAATTCCAATTCCAATACTTTTAGACACTCCAATGATGAGGGAATTCCAAATGCTCAAGCAAGTCAGAGTAGCAACATCAGCTCCAATTCTGATGCTCCTAAAAAACCACGAAAGCGTCGACCTAAAAAGAAAAAACAGTAG
- the LOC141651023 gene encoding uncharacterized protein LOC141651023 — MGAKCLSEDSRHEVAIYLLQQSKQGKLTRGDMKAAAPRFGVKDKTISNIWKLAKVTREVGQALDVKSKRMGNKNRKRLLPDVEHIKTLEWGQRDTMERVSKNTGVSIGTVHSWVCQGLLKPHSSPLHPHLTDANKYQRLKHALKCLIVEHVAADFMDLNAMPITKIKFLEMSHIIHMDEKWFYISYDGHKFYVVDGEELPHRSCQSKRYITKVMFMCAVCRPIYSEDGELLFDGKIGMLPFTKQQPAARSSRNRPRGTMETKPIDSITKQVTRECIIEQVIPAIKTKWPEGASKNIYIQQDNARPHIKNNDPEFMAVANSEGFNIQLIFQPPNSPDLNVNDLGYFRALQSLHSKEAAKSVDELVNSVMQA; from the coding sequence ATGGGTGCCAAATGCCTCTCTGAAGATTCCAGGCATGAAGTGGCAATCTATTTGCTTCAGCAATCGAAACAAGGGAAGCTCACCCGTGGTGATATGAAGGCAGCTGCTCCCAGATTTGGTGTGAAGGACAAAACTATCTCAAACATTTGGAAACTTGCAAAAGTAACAAGGGAAGTGGGTCAAGCATTAGATGTCAAGAGCAAAAGAATGGGTAACAAGAATAGGAAAAGACTACTACCTGATGTTGAACATATAAAAACATTGGAATGGGGTCAAAGAGACACTATGGAAAGAGTCTCAAAAAATACAGGAGTAAGTATTGGGACAGTCCACTCTTGGGTATGTCAAGGTTTATTAAAACCACATTCAAGCCCACTCCATCCTCACCTCACGGATGCAAACAAGTACCAAAGGCTAAAACATGCTTTGAAGTGCTTAATAGTTGAACATGTTGCAGCAGATTTTATGGATCTTAATGCAATGCCAATCACAAAAATAAAATTTCTAGAAATGAGCCATATAATCCACATGGATGAGAAGTGGTTTTACATTTCTTATGATGGTCACAAATTTTATGTGGTTGACGGGGAAGAGCTACCACATAGGAGTTGTCAATCCAAGAGGTATATCACAAAAGTTATGTTTATGTGTGCAGTATGTAGACCTATTTATTCAGAGGATGGGGAGTTGTTATTTGATGGGAAAATTGGAATGCTCCCTTTCACAAAACAGCAACCAGCAGCAAGGTCAAGTAGAAACAGGCCAAGGGGTACAATGGAGACAAAGCCTATTGACTCTATTACAAAACAAGTAACAAGAGAATGCATCATAGAACAAGTCATACCAGCTATCAAGACAAAGTGGCCTGAAGGAGCAAGTAAAAACATTTACATTCAACAAGATAATGCAAGGCCTCACATAAAGAACAATGACCCAGAATTCATGGCAGTTGCAAATTCAGAAGGTTTCAATATTCAGCTAATTTTTCAACCTCCTAACTCACCAGATTTAAATGTTAATGATCTTGGTTATTTTAGAGCATTACAATCCTTACACTCCAAAGAAGCAGCCAAATCAGTTGATGAATTAGTCAATTCAGTCATGCAAGCATAG